The genomic segment CAGCTAGGGTGGCCAGGCAGGGAGTGGCTGGCACTGGCATCAGCATCAGCTGCCAGTCCCCAATCACTggtttcccagggctggggataTGGGTGAGGGGACACAATCAGCCAGGGAAGGTGGGTGTCCGGCACCCGGCGCTGCTCCACGACGTGGAGTACTCGGGGCTGGGAAGAAGCTGGCTGCGaacacagctcagacacagctGAGATGACGCTTCCGCTTTCCCAGCCCGCGGGGGAGCCGCCTTTCCCAAAGGCTTTGCTATTTCTGGCAGCCCCGCTCTGAGGTTCCCATTCAGCCCCTCCCCGGGGCGATGGCCTCGGTGGGGGCACGGTCCCTCGGCGGGGGCCGCAGGGAGCGGAAGGGGCCACGCTGCCGCCCACGCTGGGAAAGCAGCCCCTGAGAGCAGGAGGGGACATCCCACAgatgctgctgtccctgcaaTCCCCAggtcctgctccctgcccagttGTGCAGGCAGAGCCCCGCATCTCCCTGCATCTTATGGGGTTGTGGACCAGAATCAGCAGGGTTGgggtgctgctctctgagcagTGTCAAAGCAGGCAGTGGTGCCGGGATGCTCCGCACCATGGTGGGAATGCAGTGGTGCCGGGATGCTCGGCACTgtggcaggcaggcagcagtgccGGGATGTTTGGCATCGTGAAATTCCAGGATGTTCAGGcgtcctgcaggcagcagtgttgGGATACTCAGCGTGGGAGTGGGGATTGCAGCAGGCCAGGGCACACGGCTCTGCACTTGTTTGGCATGATGAAATCTCACtgttccctcctcctccacaccAGGCAGTGGCAAAACCATCACCCCACTGTGAGCATCCATGTGGGGCAGGAGGATCCCGTGGCAGGAAGGTCCCAGGGCTGACCATCCCAGCCAGCATTGCACCCGTTTCCCAGGGGATTTTCCCTCACAGGAACATGCTCTCAGagaggaagcagggaaaggTCGGAGAGCCGCGTCTGGAAAACATTTCCCTGAGATGAGGGATTGCTGGAGAGTTTCCCTTTAACCACGTCGTTAATCTTGTTGCTTCACAGGGCTTGGGGAggccttttctccctctcaatcttgcttttcactttttttttttttttttttttttttttttttttttttttttttaaataaacatatcTGTGAGCCGGGGGCAGAACATACCCATGGAAAAGGTCAAGCTGGCATGGGGAAGGCTGAGAGCTCTGGAGATGGAGCCCTGGATcctggccccagcagctccctgggagctggagtGGGGCACGGTGTCCCCAAGCACATCTGGCATAGGGGACACAAGTGGCTCTGTGCCAAGGACAGGGAATCCGGGatccccctcctctccttcatCTCATGgatgctgctgtgagctgcGCTCTCATGGTCTCAGAGACTCATTTTTCCACCAtaggggcagagctgctgggggaaaAGCTGTACTGCTGTTTTGGTCACCCCAAAACCTCACcgtggagcagcaggaaactcAGCCACTCGCTGTTCCCATCCTGGGATcccactgcccacagctggatCATCCTGTGCTGCCTTGCAGCCACATCCCTCCCCTGTGTCCCAGTTCCTATCCTGCCCTGGCATTTCTAAACATTTCACAAGCACCAGCCCAGGAATCCTTGAGTCACAGGTGGGTGGAAAACCCTTCACCTGCTCTCCACACTGCTGCACACATCCCAGGGTGAGCAGCATCAGCCCCTGTGCCTCAGGCACCTCAGAGCTGCCAAAATGCCACTGCCCCATTGGAGACCCCATCTCACCCCAAGTCCCCCCCTAGACCCAGTGGCACCATCAAATGTTTGTGTTTGAACTAAAATGAATTCCTCTTGAGATAAAAGCAGCTGATGTGTCCTTGTGTGCTGGGTCCTCGCCATGTCCCCACCAAGTGCTGAGTGGGGAGAGTGGAGCAGCCCCTCAGTGCCATGGATAGGGGTCCTGGGGGAGGCTAGTGCTGGAGATGCTGAGGGGGTCTGGGGAATCTTGTTGGGTACCAGGAGATTTCCCAATTTCTCAGcaccctgcagggctccccATGCCAAGGCAGAACAGACAGGGATGCAATGTTGTTTACGATCTGTTCCTGAACCCAATGCCTCTTTTGAGCCCTCGTTTGTTTGTTCAGGGCTGGAGTCTGACCAAAACAAGCGTTactgggcagctctgctgaaatttGGGAAGCTGaggaacaacagcaaaaaacatGCTGCAATCTGCCTCTAAAAGGAGAGAGCCATGCTGTAGGATGGGGCGGGATGGGATGGATAGAAcaggatgggaatggggaaggaGTGGGGTATTGACTGCCCAGTGGTCCACTGCCTTGTGCTCCTTGGGGCTGTGGTGAGGGGCACTGCTGCCCACAACTGCCCAGATGTGCAGTCCCACTTTGCCTGTGGCTGTCTGCCATGTGCACCTGTGATGGGACCCTGCTCCCCTGCCTTGCTTGGCCGTACAAAGGCTGCCCTCATCCCGAGGgaagctcagagctgccctggggacacagggcatAAAGAcaccagagcacagggacagcaagGCTGAGGGTGCAGGaatcccagggcacaggggccCCAGGACTTGTGTGCACCCAGCAGACCCAGCAGGTTGCACAGTGACAGAGATTCAGTGCCACCAGCCAGGTTGTCACTGGCCCTGCTGACCCCTCTGCAACACTCTGGGCTGGCTTCCAGCAGAGCCCCGGTTCAGCGTTTTCCCAGCTCTTGAGGAATTTGTTCTCTAGGATGGCTGAGGGGACAAGGAACAACATCCTGCAcgtctctgctctctgcactgTCCCCCACAGCCACAGTGGCTACCCAAGCAGCGTGGCTGGCACAGGCCATCCCCAGGACCCCTACTCAGTGTGTTGGCCCCATCCTGATCCCTGAGTGCTGCAGGGGGTCGGCACAGGGACATCGCCCAGGAAATGGGAGTGCAGAGGCACACGGGTCCCATTGGGACACCACAGCACATGCATGTGGCTCTGCTGGGTCAGTGACAGCTGGGGACAAGCCATTTCCCCTCTTATCAGTGCAGGTACCCAGTGTTCTTGGCATGGGCTGTGGGCTTGGGGCCCCCCCAGAGACGTGTCCCCTGGGATGAGCTATTCCTGGGTCTGACGCAGGCAGCTTCACTCAGCTGGTGGGGGCTCTaggaaggaaatgctgcttcCTGCCTCAGGCATTGAGGACGGGGAGAGCCAgtgggggctgggggtggcagccCTGTGGGTACACAGCCCCTCTGGTGTGGCaccccactgctcccactgtgCACCACCCATAGGCCACCCAGGAGCTATGGGTCCCACACAAAGTCTCACCAAGTGCTGGAAGATTTGCAAAGCCTGTAAGAGGGAAAGTAATGAAGCTGGAGAGATTTTGGTGGCCCTGCCCTTGGGACCCTTCCCTTGCCACTGGCCAAACCTCTTCCCAGTCTCCTTGCCCAGATCTTGGAATGCTGATCCCCAAGGAATGCTTGGCACAGCTAACCCAGCCAGGACCATGAGGAGCCCTGTGGCAAGGATGGACAGGGAATACAGCCTCAATGGGAAGTGATCTGTGTGAGTGATCTGCAGCACACATGAGCTGCAGCCCCCGCAGAACCTGCAGCACGCAGGGCTCAGAGAAAAGCTGACCTGGATGCTCAGGTGGGCGCAATGcccacagctgtgccacagagatgctgcatGTGTGGGTGCTGGACACCgatccctgcccacagccaccCCACTGCTTGTCCCCGCACACGCATCCCCCACATCCTACACCCTACCTTCAGCAGCCACTGGGTGCTGTTCTCCAGGATCCTCTCGAGGTGCCGCAGGCGCTGCGCAGCCCCGTGCCCGGCGGTGCCGGCGGGCGAATCCCGCTGGAGCAGCGCGTTGGCCGGGccggggagcggagcggggccggcggggcagggcacaggctcGGCCTCGGGCAGCACGAAGGTGTAGCTGCAGTGGCCGTGCTGCACGCGGTGGTAGCGCCGGCGGCCGCCGCCCTCCAGAGCCCGGCGCTGGGCTCCGGCAGCGCACAGAGCCGTCGTGGCACAGGTCAGGGCCACGAGGCCGAGGCTGAGCGCCCGCATGGCGCGGGGgtccccgcggggccggggtACCACGGCGGGGGATGCGCCGGCAGCCTGCTCCGTGCCGGGATGGGTCAGTGGGCGCTCGCCGCCAAGCGCGGCGATTTCGGCATTTCCTCCCTCTGAGCCGGCGCTGGCCGCCCCGGCCTTTTATCGCCAGCCCTCgcagggggagaggggaggaaaaaaaaaaaaaaagaaaaaaaaaagaaaaacaaaggaaaaaaattgtttaaaaacaatacttctatctttttttctttcctctgagtCCACTGCGGGGAGATCAAGTTTCACACGTGATCTATAAATGTCTCtctcactcacacacacacattcacacacacacacacacacagagtcgCACACGCTGCCCCGTCCCTCCCCCGGCAGTGCTTTGCACAACTCATTGCAGGTCCCGGGGTGGACAGCGCCACGGCAGCACCGAGCCCTCCCACCCTCCAGTCCTGCACCCAGCGAGTCGCCCCGATCGGCACCCGCTGGGATTCACCACACCCAGGCACCCCCGTCCCACgcagcacagctccctccccGAATACCAGCTATTTATAATGCCAGCGGGAGCCGGGCCTGGATTTCGCTGCTCTGGCCATGGGATGGGCCCGTGGGGACCAGGAGGAGGGCTGTGTCCCAGGCAGAGCTtggcaggacacagccaggctgtgcgTGGGGCTCGGCGTGCCCAGATCCCAGGCTGGGGGGCTGTCGGGGGCTGATGGactccagccagagctgggggtCACCACGTCTGCCAGCCCATGTACTGGGATAGGATCTAGGCTGTGTCCCCCAGGAGGAGACAATCCCGATGGTGGGGACAGGCTGCCAAGGGGATGCCCAAGGATCTTAGCAGAGGGGGATTTTCTCCAacacccagaaaaaaaccctggtgATTTCCAGTCCTGTGGAATGGCAGTCCCACCGTCACACTTGCAGCTTGCCCCAGTGTTGGCTCAGGCAATGAGCGATGCTGGcggtattttaaataaaatcttggaATAAAATCTTTCCCCAGTACCTCAGTCCTGGGGGGCCAGTGCAGGGTGTCCCCCCACAGGGACCcaagctgcaaagctggggaatgCGGGATTGCACCGTGGCCAAGGCCAACATCCCCCACCCCCTTCGGCAGCAACTTATGGCAGTGGGGAAAACAGGGACGCAGGAGCGATGCCGGGGGTTTAATCCGTTTATTTGTCGTGAAGCGATCGGAGGAGCTGCTCCGGCAGCTTTGTGCCGGCTCTGGGGCTGGCTCGATGCTGACACCCAGCGCTCCCGTCCTGAAGGGTCTGTGCAGCCCCCGCAGCCTTGACACGCCGCGGCCAGCCCCGGCCTGCCCCGGCTCACGCTCAGGGCAGAGACAGGGAGTTCGGACCCTGGCAAACCCCAAATGCAGAGCTGCCTGCGGCTGGGCAGCGGCTGAAGAACACACATGGTTCATATCCCGATAGAGCCCTCTGTGCCTGTGGACACACACAGCgtggcagggagggacagaCTGGCACACCTGGGCTCAGCACCCCACGGTCACGCCCTCGGTGATGGCTGGGAGGGGGTTGCCGCTCTGCTTCCAAAACATCCCAGTTTGGGaatgcaggaggcagcagcatcccTTGCCCGGGCTTGCACTTGCACTGTGAGTGTCCCTAGACCAAATACAGATGCAGTCACCCCAAATTCCTGTGCCCACATCCAGCTGGGAGAGAAGCTCTTTGAGCCTCTCTGTGAGTCTGAGGACAGTAGGATTTGGCCCATGAGGGTGCTGAGTGCTGGGCTGGCATGGTCCCAAGAAGGGTTGTCAGTTTGGAGGTCCAGCTGCCCTCTGAGTCCCAGGAGAGTAGGATTTGGCCCTTGATTGTGCTGATGGGGATGTTGAGCAccaggctgggctgctgtgagcaaTGGCACAGTCCCCAGTGGGGTCCCAACCCCGAGAGTCCTGCTGCTTCCCGTGCCTCTGGCTGAGGATGGGCGACAGTatccagcacctggagcagctcagtggTGCACTGTGCCCCCCAGCACTCCCATAAAATCCGGACCCTGTGGAGCCAGGgcatctcccagccctggggaacacTATCCAGGCAGGCATCAGCTTCATTAGCAGGGTCCAACCCTGGCCTAACCCCATCCCACCCGTCTGGAtgaagggaagggatggagcaggcttggggagagggaagaccagagggaaaaaagagacacCCCCTCCCCAAGCCCTAGGGCTTTGCTTTGGACATTGCAAATTAGattttctgaaaaggaaatgttttacaGGCCATAAATTGTCTCAAAAGAAAAGGGGgatggggagaggcagagaaaatggtgcaaattttttttcttattttttttttttttaagatggaaAAACAGTGGTGATGTGGCCGGAGCATcatggcaggagctggctgggagctCCTGCCATGGTGCCCCAGCTCCCGTGCTGGTGCCTGCTAGGTGCCCGTGTGCCTTTCTGTCTTCGGCTTCTTCTGCCgctttttgcctttatttttgggttcagttttctctgcaacagaaaaaggaggagaaaagtaGAGCTCGCTTGCTGGCCAGGCAACATGATCTGACCTGAGTCCCATCCACGGGATGCTGATCCCATATCCTCTCTCAGGACGTTAGTGCTGGACCCAGTTTCTGATTGTGGGGACCCCAGAGCCCTCTCCGGGTCATGAAACAGCAGTGTGGGTCTGGGGGGGGTCCGGGTGTGCTGCTGGCATGGGCAGAGACACACTGGCGTGTTGTCCCCACATCTCCCATGGCTAGACTCTCAGTCCTGGTATCCCAAAATCCCTAGGACTGGGGTGGGACAGCTGAACCCAAGTGGAAGCTCCCTGGAGAAACCCCAGCTTCTCTCCTGAGCAAGGACTGTGGGTGTTGGAGAGGGCCAGTGGCTGCACCAACACCCCAAAGCCAGGGCACAGCcgtgctcagctctgccctgatgTGGGAACCTGCCCACCACCATGGGGCCCAGACAGCCCCTGCGAGGATTTGGGCATGGTGGGAAGCAAGGTGGCTTTGGAATGCATCCTTGCATAGGTGCTAATTCTCTCTCCCTGTGGATGCCCTCCATGTGTCGATTGTCCCTATCCCAGTGGCACAACTGACGTGCTGGTGGAGCCTGGATGCATCCCAGCTAAACCCACTACCAGCTTTCCAGGGTCGGGCTGTTGGGACCCACATCTTTGCTCACCCCGAGAGGCTGCCACACACCCTCCAGCTGGCTGAAGTGTTGGTGCTGAGATGACAAAGAAACAGGGATTCAGAATAAACCCTGGTGTGCCATGGGCTCCAGTGGGAGAGGGAGTCCATGCTACGGATCAGAATGGCTGCCCCAAAAACTGGGCAGCTTTGTCAGTCCTTGGCCCCCAGAGTCCACTCCAGTTAGAGTCACATGgtgggaggctcaggggtgtgAGGGGCACAAGGGACCATGACTGTTCCTGGTGCTGCGTGTGCCAGCACTGTTGTCCCCAGTCCCTTCTGAGGGCTCCAGTTCTTGTCCTGCCTGGCTCTAAAACCCTGTTTCTCAGCTCTGATCTCCAGACAGTTGCCACCCACAAAGGAGAGGGCACGGCACGCACGCCAAGCGTCTGGAGAGCGGGACAGACACCCAAGGCAGATTTACAGCAGCGCAAGGGGTTTGTGCCACGGCCAAGCGCGGAGGCTTTTCCCTTCCAGCCGCCTGGATGGCTCAGAAGTGGTGGCACAAATCTCTCATCACACGGTCGGGTTCGGCCGCCTGCCCTGGCTCGCCTGGGTTGGGGGTGTCTCAGATGCATCAAGTGAACTCCTCGTCCTCCTCCAGCATCTGGATCCCATAACCCAGCACTTGGCCAGGCGGGCAGGAGCCTGGGAGCGAGGGCAGATGCAtgctctgctgtggcagggacTCTGAACAGCCTGCCCAGGAGTGGGAGACATGGAGGGGCTTCTGTTTCCTGAGGGGGCTGCTTGGGAGACACTCATGGGACAGCTTCTGCTGGACAGGGAACAGGCCTGTCTCTGAAGCTGATCCCAGACAGCAGCCTCAAGAGTAGAGTCCTGCCAATCCCTGAGCCCATCACCGTAGCCTCAGGGCTTCCAGCTTGCAGGAACACAGACAGAGGCAGCAGGCCAAGCACTTTTCTGGGGTTCCAGTGCCTTCCCAGTAACTTCACAGGATGAGGTGCTGAAACACTGGCAACAGCAGTCCTGGCCAGTGGGAcctgctgtgtgccaggcagggcagggcatgGGCACCGTGCTCCAGGACACagtgctccaggagcagcctgtcctcTCAAATTAAATTTCTTGCATCAAACTGTCACCAGCTCTGCGGGTCTGGAGCTGGCACAcaccagcagggaggggaaCATCCTCAAAATTGATGCCACCTGGCACCCCAAAGACGTGAGCTGAGACCTGGGTGGGGAAGGGAATCAGCTCCTCTGCACtgtcagcaggaaaatattACTTATGATTGATGGTGCTGGGATGAAGCCTCTCTCATGGCTCCGTGGCCCTCACCCAGCACGCACGTCCTCTGCTGTTGCCCCCCTTCTtcatccttttcctctccacccTCGCAGTCCTGACCTCTCTGATCGCTGCCACGCTGGCGGTGCCGGCCAGTtcatcccacagcacagagtgATCCCGCAGCTCTGAACCGCAACCCTCGGTGGCTCAGATCTGCTGCCAGATCGGTATCTCATGCATCCCCCTTTCTGCCAGTTACTAAGTGGAGATTTATTAGGGTAGCTTCAGTCCAGATGCCTGCATCCAAAAATGACATCAGCCACGTCCCGGTTCCCATCGCCAGCCCTGCACCCGTGCACGCACCGCCTGGACAGACCCTGCAGCGGGTCTGGGGTGTGAAAGGTGGAGAGATCCCTGAGCCAGGGAGCCTCCAGCCTGGGAATGAGGTGGGGGGAAGTGCGGGAGCATGAGTGAACATCTGGCCAGATGAGCCATGGAGAGGGATTGTGCCCTGGAGTCTCCCAAAACGTTAGCCATCAGAAATCTCCTGGGTGATGCCCTCCTGCTCTACGAGAATTCCAGCTTTTGGTGAGCTCAGAAGTTTCTGCAGGAACCTCCCCGTGTGTCTCAACCCTCCTTACCCACAGCTGCAGTACAGAAAGCCTTCCTTCACGTTGTGGCAGGATGGGAGCTGGAGCTCGGCAGCCTCATCCCACCACGGCGGTTCgtgccagtgcccagcccagTCCAGCATGGAAGGGGACATTGGCTTGTCCCAGGCAGTCTCGGAGACTGCCAGGTCAGCCCTAGGGCTGCTCAGCACATGTGCCTGAGATGACGGCTTTGCCCAGAATTTCAAAATGCTTGAGAGATGACAGCATGGCTCTCCGGCCACTGCCAGACCCCTGCTGCCACGGTCCTCCTGCAGCGCCCCTCGGGCTCACTTTGGGGGGACACgaagctgtccccagccccggcgGAGTGGTGCTCACCTCCCGGGCAGTGCTTCTTCATGCGGCACCTCCTGGTCTCCTGCAGCGCGGGGCAGGCAGTCCTCTCCTCCCGGGCAGCCTCCGGCACCTCCCGCACCCGCGTTTCCACACCCCACTTGCAGCCGCAGGTGCGGCTCTCGTGAGTACAGGCGCTCCACTCGCTCCACGGCCCCGGCTCGCACGTCTCTGCAGGGGCAGCGACAGAAGGGACTGGTGACCTCTCGGCGCCAGGCACGTCCCCACGGACGGCGGGCACGGGGTGCGGGCGCTGCTTACCTTGGCACTCGCGggtgccgggctgtgccgcaGTGCCGGGGGGACACTGCCGAAAACACTGGCCCTTGTACAAGTAAAACTTGTCCTTGCACTTCATGCAGAAGTCTCTGCTGAAGCAGCTCTCGCAGCTGGGCGATCTGCACTCTGCCGGGAGGGACGGGCGCTCAGGGGGACACCCGGGGCACCCGGCACCCCAAAACCTGCGGggtccaggctgcagctccgGGCAAAGGA from the Sylvia atricapilla isolate bSylAtr1 chromosome 16, bSylAtr1.pri, whole genome shotgun sequence genome contains:
- the RSPO4 gene encoding R-spondin-4; this translates as MQWIIFMLLLFISSVEMLTQNRWKKQASASLLENCTGCVLCSEDNGCITCHHRLFLLIWRDGIRQYGMCVHTCPPGYFGVRGLEVNRCTKCRSPSCESCFSRDFCMKCKDKFYLYKGQCFRQCPPGTAAQPGTRECQETCEPGPWSEWSACTHESRTCGCKWGVETRVREVPEAAREERTACPALQETRRCRMKKHCPGEKTEPKNKGKKRQKKPKTERHTGT